A region of Staphylococcus sp. IVB6181 DNA encodes the following proteins:
- the nhaC gene encoding Na+/H+ antiporter NhaC, translating into MQGEEKNGQVVEEKEKKHIGIWPSLFTLGLMIAVMLFTVAVLKKEPHIPLMIGTAVAIGVAMLHGYKFDDVEQMMYKGIRHALPAIVIIILVGLIIGSWIGSGVVATMIYYGLQLIDPRFFLAVVVLLCGIVALAIGSSWSTMATVGVASMGIGMSMGINPGMVAGAVISGSYFGDKMSPLSDTTNLASGLTKVDLFEHIKHMMFTTIPALLISLVAFFFIGMQYGNKNFNPKNINKILTTMQDQFLISPWLLLIPLAVIVLVMLKVPAIPAICAGIILGFFAQIFVQGGSLIEALTALQTGYTMESGNKMVDELFNRGGLESMFYTISLTLVAMTFGGVLEYSGMLDSLISIILRWAKNTGSLLTSVILSCIGTNVTCSEQYISIIVPGRMYAKTFNEKGLHPKNLSRALEDGGTLTSVFVPWNTCGVFIASTLGVGVMEYAPFAIVNYLVPIISIIFAYTGFKIVKLPKDKRADAGKKKAVLPNDTNLA; encoded by the coding sequence ATGCAAGGAGAAGAGAAAAATGGACAAGTTGTTGAAGAAAAAGAGAAAAAGCACATTGGTATTTGGCCATCATTATTCACTTTAGGCTTGATGATTGCAGTCATGCTATTTACTGTAGCAGTCTTAAAGAAAGAACCGCATATACCGCTTATGATTGGGACAGCGGTTGCGATTGGGGTAGCCATGCTGCATGGTTATAAATTCGATGATGTCGAACAGATGATGTATAAGGGGATCAGACACGCATTGCCTGCGATTGTCATCATCATCTTAGTCGGTTTGATTATCGGTTCTTGGATCGGCAGCGGTGTTGTTGCGACAATGATTTACTACGGGTTGCAGTTAATTGATCCGAGATTCTTCTTAGCGGTCGTTGTACTGCTTTGCGGGATTGTCGCACTGGCCATCGGAAGTTCTTGGTCTACCATGGCAACTGTGGGGGTTGCTTCTATGGGGATTGGTATGAGTATGGGAATCAATCCTGGAATGGTTGCCGGGGCAGTTATTTCCGGTTCATACTTCGGTGATAAGATGAGTCCTCTATCAGATACGACGAACTTAGCATCAGGACTGACAAAAGTAGATTTATTCGAACATATTAAACACATGATGTTTACAACAATACCTGCATTACTGATTTCTCTTGTCGCATTCTTCTTTATCGGTATGCAATACGGAAATAAAAACTTTAATCCGAAAAATATCAATAAAATCCTTACTACAATGCAAGATCAATTCTTGATTTCACCTTGGTTATTATTGATTCCATTAGCAGTAATTGTCTTAGTTATGTTGAAGGTACCTGCAATTCCAGCGATTTGTGCCGGTATTATCTTAGGTTTCTTTGCACAAATCTTTGTACAAGGCGGTTCTTTAATAGAAGCACTGACAGCGCTGCAAACGGGCTATACAATGGAGTCTGGTAATAAAATGGTAGATGAACTCTTTAACCGCGGCGGTTTAGAATCTATGTTCTATACCATTTCATTAACATTAGTTGCGATGACTTTTGGCGGGGTCTTAGAATATTCAGGTATGCTGGATTCATTAATCAGTATCATTTTACGTTGGGCAAAGAATACAGGTTCACTGTTAACTTCAGTTATTTTATCTTGTATCGGTACCAACGTCACTTGTTCTGAACAATACATTTCAATTATTGTTCCAGGACGTATGTACGCAAAAACATTCAATGAAAAAGGATTGCATCCGAAAAACTTATCACGTGCATTAGAAGACGGCGGAACATTGACTTCTGTCTTCGTACCGTGGAACACTTGCGGTGTTTTCATCGCTTCGACTTTAGGTGTCGGTGTTATGGAATATGCACCATTTGCGATTGTAAACTATTTAGTACCGATCATTTCTATCATCTTCGCTTACACTGGCTTCAAGATTGTGAAATTGCCTAAGGACAAGCGTGCGGATGCTGGAAAAAAGAAAGCGGTCTTGCCTAACGATACGAATTTAGCATAA
- a CDS encoding Panacea domain-containing protein, protein MLSQTTRRKSDDKLADHILYRAHTINVPITNLQLQKVWYFALGYIIDQGDINLAKATFNNSQLEAWLYGPVVPKLYEEYQEYRNKPISDKGENHSEFEKYDNMIDKLIRFNPFDLVSMSHTHTHWKKNERNIRVYGKRPQYKFEDLLESFHT, encoded by the coding sequence ATGCTAAGTCAAACAACTAGGAGAAAATCAGATGATAAACTTGCTGACCATATCTTGTATAGAGCACATACTATCAATGTTCCAATTACCAATCTCCAATTACAAAAGGTTTGGTATTTCGCTTTAGGATATATAATTGATCAAGGTGATATCAATCTTGCAAAAGCAACCTTTAATAACTCACAATTAGAGGCTTGGTTGTATGGACCAGTGGTCCCAAAACTTTATGAAGAGTATCAAGAATATCGAAATAAACCCATTTCTGATAAAGGAGAAAACCATTCAGAATTTGAGAAATATGATAATATGATAGATAAATTAATCCGCTTTAACCCATTTGATTTAGTTTCAATGAGTCATACACATACACATTGGAAGAAAAACGAAAGAAACATTAGAGTTTATGGTAAACGCCCACAATACAAATTTGAAGATTTATTGGAAAGTTTTCATACGTAA